The window GGCTTACGTTCTAATAGAAGACCCTGggaaatatacaaaaagaaaattaagacaTGTGAAACACTTGTTATATAAGCACTTCTTGAAAACTAGAACCACATAGGTCGTATTAATTTTGCAATGACATGTGAAACACTTGTTATATAAGCACTTCTTGAAAACTAGAACCACATAGGTCGTATTAATTTTGCAATGGAATGGAACACGTCCGAAGATGCTTTGAACAACTTCATTACCTTAGCTCGTGAAAATGCAGTTCCAAGAGTATGTCGCTTTGTTGTTTCAGCTCTCAGCCTATCAAATTTCCATAGACAATCAACATCTCCTACGCAAAGGAAGTTTTGGAGCTTCATAAGCAACTATTTAATACAATGAAAAGAGTGCCCTAAGAACTTAGAAATGTTGGTCAGAACAatgaggattttttttttttttttggtagtAAAACTGAAGCAACAgcttatttttctatttgatgcagaataataatgaaaagcTCTTATCAGTGTGATTGACACAAAACTGAAAGTTCAATAACCTTACACAtgattaagattttgaaaaaaatgcaGTTGAAATACATTCAACAAAACTTAGTCAAGAAGCCTCCACCCCCATGTGTACCTTTAATAGAACGAAGACATTTTCTgccttaaaaagaaaataaactgtAGCGACAAACAAATGTAAGTAAAAAGGAAGCTAACTTACACAACGAATCTTTTGCGCATTACTCAATATCCAAATGATTTATTCATACCAATACTTAAAAATATGCAACCAACCAAAACAATGAATAAAATTGATCGTTCATTGAGAAATGCAAGTAGTGTGGCTACCTATTTTGGAAGCAAATCTCATCAACGTGTCAAATGATGTTCGGCGAAAATTTACTCCAGCCTTGGAGaattttttgaagtatttgGAAAGCAACGCCCAATTGTCAGCATTATAACATATCCTGCAAAGAATCAATACAATCTTATAGCGAACAATGCAAGACAAATATGACACGATTCAGAACTTCAGAAtgcaaaatagaaatttatgtttatttctaTTGACACAGATAAATGATTGGTTACTTTTTAGAACCCAATTGAGCTTCATCAAGCTAACCTGAAAACAATATCTGCTGTACCAGGTTGTAGTGGCAATTTATTCCTTCTTATAAGTGCCACAACTTCACCCATGAGTTTAAGATCATTGTGCTCTTCGGCATATGCCTGAACAGGAAGAGAACACGTAGATTAATAAATCCGAAACTGAAAGCTCAACAATAAACATAGTAGTAATAAATATATCCTTAAGACCAGTAGATGGTGAGCAGATGCAACACTGGGCGTCAATCCATTTAAGTTATGGATCCACAAGGTCTTCTTTCCTGCACATGTAAATTAAGACTAAGTCCCATCATGCGTATCATAGTAAACTGCAaaccacaaaaagaaagaactgTATACCAATTGCACAACCAAGCATATAAAGGATATTATGGCATACCAAATTGAAGGGCACCTGCCCGTACACATGCTTTGGTGACCTCTCGGCAAAGATGAGAATTAAAATTATCGTGAATACGAAGATTTGATAGCCTCTACAACCAAACCAAAcggaaaaaactaaaaatgtgaCCTCAAAAGGGAGCATAACAATAGGAGTGTAAGAGCTAAGGGACTAACAAATATCCGCAGCCTTTTCAAAATGCCAAATAGAAGCTGAATATCCTCCTCGGTTTTACAATTTTGGATCAATGACCACATCCAAGCATTAGGAGGCATGCTTCTTTTAACCTCTACAGATTCAAGCATTTTATCATATAATTCCTTGGCAGTGActacacaaaaacaaaattaaaaaaaccatGTTAAAGAATTTCATAAATCACACCAAACAAAACCAGAAAATATCAgcagaataaaaaaaaaacaaaacaaaacaacaaccTGTAGCGGTTTCCTCAGCAGCATGTGCCACTGATGAAAAAGAAGCATTAGGCATCGATAGATACATAGGAGTGGAACAGTCTTGCGCCATTGGAGAACAACATTGTCGAGCTATCCCTGTTCATTACATTGAGTCATTGACATAATGAACTTCTGCTCTgagatattaaaatttcagTTCGAGCATAAGAAACTCCCCTACTCCCATTTCCTAACCAAACTAGTACAAATAACCATAAAATCTGACCTAAAACACGTAAATTCCAATACGGTTCCAGTAAAATTCTtctaatagattttaaaaaatttacgaAACGTTGAAAACTGGAAAGTGAATGGTATAATTACCAGAAACAGTCCGCCATTGATGAGAAGTTGGAGGATCCTGGTTTACGGGAAAACTAGAAACAAGAAATCGATAAAACTGGAGAGAGGTGGAAGAAGATTTGAGAAGATTGGAGAGGCGACGAGAGCTGGAAACGACTTGCATTTCAACAAAgattgtgaagaagaaatggcGATTGAAGGAAGACTCCAATGGAAGTATCGGCTACCGAAGCGATGAAGATGAAAGCCCAAACCCAAGGATTCGATTTGGACATTTGGTGAGGGTTTTCGGGTTTGCTTCTCTACAAATCACCCCATGCTTTTACCGTGAGACCTCCTCACTGATTTCccaatttatttatcatcTAAATGCCTTTTTCCGTTATTAAAAAAACCCTTAAACCTCTATACCTAATTGAAGtattaaatatcaattaatctACGTCATTAATCAGACTTAGCTCGACTGATATCTATATGTTCAAAAAGATCAAAGCTCTCGTGTTCAATCCCCTCATCCAcaatttgtactaaaaaaatttatatcataGCAAAGTGACAGACATTTATATTATCAACGTCAAAGTCAAAAGTTCAATTCGAATTAACTAACTCATTTAAATTGTTTGCCTcgattctttgtttttcaagaaGGAAATACAAATGAATTGAGGGcaaagtttgtttatttaaatagtGTCATGGTCaaaggaaattttttattttcggGTTAAAGTTCTCTCTCTATCAAGTTAGTGTGATTCACATTAAGTAAGTTGTCTCTTGACTCGATGGTACTCTCACCAATTAGATTTGTTTTCCTTCCGGTTCTTCTATCTATTGGTAAATCAAGAAACATAGAAAAAGGTGTTTCACCCATAATAACGATCAAATATCacttaatgaaaatatatgtaatgaATGATAAGGATGAGTGCTATTGTAATCTCTCGTACTTTTATCCCTCGAAGTTGTTGATTCAAACTATCACTTATTGTATAAACAAAGTTCTAAATCCCTCGTATTAAAAGCCTTGATCTTTCATTTCCCTTTTAAGGATTACATATGTTTCTTCACTCCTCAAATTGCTTACACTCCAAATTTCTAATTTACTATTGAACATCACATTTATAGAAGTATAGATTagtgatatattttaaagcaaaataaaatatcaaataatcgTATGAACGATAACAAAACACACAAATACAAACCTAAACATAACTCAACCTCGATAAAGATAAATTGTATCGTTGAactatttgtttcttaaacgTCCATTGCACTACTGTAAACATGAATTTGTGTTCAACTTCCAATATTTTCCTTAAAACAtcatattttgaagtttgagaAATTGAGATAAGTTCCCCATCCATGTAGTatattgaacatttttttaatcaatattttttttagatatgaGTTTAAATtgtattcattaaaaaaaccattaaacattcaattttgattccttttcattcataaataatagatggataaagaaagaaaaaaaacatttaatagaCATTTGTTAAACTAAGAcctaagaaaaacaaaattgaaaacttggAAACACAAACTTAACCGTTTACAGATTAAACTTTATAACTTACCATTAAAAGAATACATATGAGAAACCCTTTGTTATGCCACATCAAactgaattttctttttcaaatgataTTCAATAAGAATATCAAATGGCaattgggaaaaaaaaagtaatgacACCTTATAATGGATAGTTGTGGGATGTGAATTTAAGAATCTAAATGCTCTTAGAAACTAAGAACCATAAATTGAAGATTCTTTCACTTCATACATCTAACAATGAAGAACTTTCTATAATCATATGTCAatcttatcaaataattttcttaattaggTGAGACGGAATGAACCTTAAATACACCAGGGCCACCCtgaagtattattattataccatacaaaaataaaaataaattaattacgaGTCCTCTAAGACCTCTTGATTTCATGAGAATACATGATGAATGCCATGCCACCACTTCTCTGAAAGCAATTAAGAATCAGAATGAAcagcaaaaacaaaagcaaggGAAGAAACAGATCTCTCAGAATTCAGTATTATATCATATAAGGAGAAATAGTAAAGGTATTCACTTAAGTtggtatttttaaatgtaatatgCTTACAAATTCATTCACCCATGCATTCTTTCATACCTGGGTTTTTCTTTAAGACTCCACCAAAAATGGAGGAAGAATAAcctgaaaaaaaagaacagttTCAAAGATTCCACAACTGAATTCCCCAATTCACTCCTGGAATCATAAATGCAATCTTTGAAGTTACATTAATGAAGAATAACTGATACAGAAGCCAACCAAACCCCCTTAACATCTCACTTTGAGATGCTACTTCTTTTGGAGACATAAGAATCAATCACTGTGGAAGAACTGGAGGAGCAATGGCGCGCGTGTTGTACGATTGGCAGTGGCAGCATTTCTGCCCAATTATGTGAAAGTAAACTTCTGTCGTGTCGTTGCAGTCATTGCACAAAATCCAAACCTGCAAAACATAACCATGAATTTTTCCTTCTGTCTTTGTGCAAGCGTTCCGAAATGCAGAAAAAAGGTTCAAATGCAGAGGAAAGTGTATGGTGGCAGAGCAACAACAGAGgaatgttatatattttccCAGTGCAGGTGTTTCTTTTGTATCATTGATTCATAAAGTGTTAATAATAAGCAAACATTAGGTGTATGCAAAAGATAATGCCATAGTTCACCATTGAGAAATTGAATGGTCTCCCCATTACTATCATCTAGTAAATACAATGACGCACACTCTAACTGAACAATAGCTCAACTGACTAATACATATACCTTAGACAAGAGAATAGAAATTTGGATCTCCatggttaaactaaaaaatatacgTAACTACATGAAAGAGGGCAAGTAGCTAAAGACAGTAAAATTAGGGAAAAACCTTTTTGTGACGATATTCCTCTGGCATGACTGTTGCTTCAATCTAAATAACACACAGTAGATGAAATATTGAGTAAAGATGTGTTTAACAAAGGATGGTATATACATTAACAAAACTCACATAACATGTTTGGTTTCTCTTAACAAAATAGACTAATTGGATTCTGTTATACTTACCTCCTCATCCAATTGTTTCCATGCTTTGGACATGTCGACAACTGACTTCGAGCAAATCGGACAACAGTATCTGGGTTATAGCAGAAAAAACTCTGTTCAGGCATCCATACATATATCTTATGGCTTTGGAGCTAATAAAACTAAGATGAGCTTACTTATCACGATTTATCATCTCAGAGTAACATTCAAGGTGCATCGTATGTCCGCATTTCATAACAGAAACATCTTTCAGCGTGTCAAAAAGGTACTGTTGAACACCCAGCATGGAGGAGTGAGGACGTAAATATGGGAACTTGCTTTTcgaatttttgaaagaataggAAAAGGCTGGAAAAAGACCTCATAACAAATTGGACAATGGTGCTGCATAGAGTTCTCGATGCAGGAATGATTGTCACGCAAATTTACATGGTAACACGATCCTTTAAAGAATATAAGAAACATAATTAGCACAAATGATCAGGCTCTTTTCAGTTGAAGACGTTTCTTCTTATAGGAAAAGTTAATGAATAGTATAGTGAATCAACAACAGCAAAAATAGAGAGCTAAACCCAAACCGAAATGTTATCAAAATTGAAGAGAGATCAAGGTCAAAGTACAATAGAGAGATCAAGGTCAAAGTACAATAGAGAGATCAAGGTCAAAGTACAATGCCTAAcctatatagtaaaaaaaaaaatcaaaagtctTAAAAAGGATCAAAGATTTACCACACTTCTTGCAATGAAAATACTTTTCTCGACTGCCAACCCTGTTTACATGAGATCGGTCAACTCAAAAGGCTTGGTTTAATACACCctctaactaattaaaaaatggaaaatgaacatttttttcaaaactgaCCTACAAATTCCACAATCCTCACAATGGAACTGCCCCTTCTCAATCTGCAGAGAAGCAAGGAAACCATGAAGGACAGAGAGAACAAGCATACAATCACCAATTCTTGCTTTGTTGAGTTCAAGTATACAcgtaataaatcaaataacaagaagcaaaaatcttaatatttaCATCATCATCATAGAATTTGCATATTTCACAGAAGTACTCCCCCATATTAACACCACAATTCGTGCAAACTCGAGCAACCTGCAAACAGTGGTGaatagtaataaaaagaaaaatcaccAGTCAATAAATATGAGAGAataaattcttgtttttgcCTCCACACCCGTAAGCACCATTTAACTTTCTGACATGGCTTATTCTTAGTGGATTAAAAATCTTAGTGGAATCTacttatttcttaaattaaataagtaGGCTACCACAAAATAAACCACATCATAAAGTACATTAGAGGTCTTACTTACCAATATGGTGTGGAGGCAAGTTTTCTTCATGAAGAATAAAAGTACAAaacttaatattaataaaatgacaaaaataacatTTCCATACTGGCTGCTCCGTGTCACAGACTGCACAGACGACCTGATTCAGGTTTGGGAAAAGATATCAATCGTCTGCCATTGCACACTTACAGATAAGAATACAAAACCAATGGGAATGGGATaaggattaaagaaaaccATACTTGTTTAACGTCAAAACGATTGAGTTCATGACGATCAGAAAGTCTGCTCATCACACTCTAATCCATCAACAACAAGGAATGAAATACATAAGTAAGAGCAAACGAGAAGATTAATAACGTGAATAGACAACAAGAACAGACCGTAGCTTCGTTATGACAATGGCGACAGGGGTAGATTTCATTGCAGCAAGGGGCTCGAATCTTACATCTCCTACGGTAATGCTGGCATCTATAAACAATAACGcccataaattaaaaacagaaCACAAatcgaaaaacaaaaaagaccCAGTTCAGAATCTTCAAATAGAGCATCAAAACAAAAGGAGCGAtgaaaaaaggaatgaaaatcAGGGGTTTTTACCCATAGCCCATCTTCCCAAAATCAAGACGATCATCAGCTGAGACTTCCATGAAAGCTCTCATATGGATAGGGAAGGAAGGCGACGGAAGAGCTTcttaaaagggaaagaagggTTGTTTGGTTGTTGTTTCAATATCCCCCAAAAAGGAAATGTCAAGAATGGTGACCCCAGATTTATATCCACCTTCTGCATCTCGATCTGGCAATTTTCCTGCATAAAAAAATAGCAAGATAAAGCaatgtaataaattatataataaatctaaaGGAATGCCCACTTcgagaggaagagagagagagagagagaatccGTAAAGGATAAGGTGGGTCGAAGGCTGACATGGGAAGGTAAAAAGGGTAGGCGCCGAAATTTGAGCGAATGAGGAAATCAAAGAAGTTTGATGCCAATAAACTGATTGGGGCATTTTAACGAACACCTTGAAGGCAACGAGGATTCCAAAACTTCTTTcgttactttttctttatttctggAGGAAGAAACTTCTTCTCTTCCCTCACTTGATGGAGAATGGGAAGGGAATGAGAATCCCGATGAAATTCAGCTCTGCAAAATTTGAAAGCCATTGCAttacattacaaaaacaatcttaaattttgCTATCTCTATCTATTTTTCCTCTCAACCTCTGATAagtttttcaacattttctacATTGTATTCttccaaaacaatttttagttCTCTCTGAGTCctattttggtttctttttgtttcctattttTAAATGCCAACTCTTTGTTATCAAATCATGTTTGTTTGAACTTTGACTATAATAATCTTCTCTCAAACTAAATAGTGAGTGATAGTAAACATTGTTTCAAAACtcgattatatatatatatatataatttttataatgtttactaatttcttattaaacaGTTACTATTATAATCTAATACTATAATAATTCACTTCCCTAAACATCTTCTAATATTTGGTTATTCGTTTTTCGAATATTTGCTAATGTCACGGGACAACCCATCTAACCCTACAATATTTGGGTATCAatgaaactattaaaaaaaacttgtagaAATGCCTCTTAATTAGTTATTGAGTATGTCTCTCATTTTACACCTAAGTCAAACTGTGATGGTTAATTACAATCACATCAATCAAAcataatatacaaatttgaattatttaaaagttcaaattagACGTAAAATCAAAGTCAATGTTGTTTACTTTAGCTATTAGAGACTCAAGTCTCAATCAATAAATATGTTGCAATTCTCAACTAATGttcattgaattaaaatagtatcggtgaacattttttttttttacattcatTCTCACCACTCacatcaaaatgatatttaaacaaaaaatttcaccAACAAATAAGTAATCGAGGTCCGAAATGCAc of the Cucumis sativus cultivar 9930 chromosome 3, Cucumber_9930_V3, whole genome shotgun sequence genome contains:
- the LOC101219378 gene encoding uncharacterized protein LOC101219378 isoform X2: MAQDCSTPMYLSMPNASFSSVAHAAEETATVTAKELYDKMLESVEVKRSMPPNAWMWSLIQNCKTEEDIQLLFGILKRLRIFRLSNLRIHDNFNSHLCREVTKACVRAGALQFGKKTLWIHNLNGLTPSVASAHHLLAYAEEHNDLKLMGEVVALIRRNKLPLQPGTADIVFRICYNADNWALLSKYFKKFSKAGVNFRRTSFDTLMRFASKIGDVDCLWKFDRLRAETTKRHTLGTAFSRAKGLLLERKPEEAAAIIHEIYQVFSNSKSDFMTEIQKMVNEWPSQVSEHQKEEHRKEFDADLNSYISTMLSNLQNVGAEVNVNI
- the LOC101219378 gene encoding uncharacterized protein LOC101219378 isoform X1; the encoded protein is MQVVSSSRRLSNLLKSSSTSLQFYRFLVSSFPVNQDPPTSHQWRTVSGIARQCCSPMAQDCSTPMYLSMPNASFSSVAHAAEETATVTAKELYDKMLESVEVKRSMPPNAWMWSLIQNCKTEEDIQLLFGILKRLRIFRLSNLRIHDNFNSHLCREVTKACVRAGALQFGKKTLWIHNLNGLTPSVASAHHLLAYAEEHNDLKLMGEVVALIRRNKLPLQPGTADIVFRICYNADNWALLSKYFKKFSKAGVNFRRTSFDTLMRFASKIGDVDCLWKFDRLRAETTKRHTLGTAFSRAKGLLLERKPEEAAAIIHEIYQVFSNSKSDFMTEIQKMVNEWPSQVSEHQKEEHRKEFDADLNSYISTMLSNLQNVGAEVNVNI
- the LOC101219616 gene encoding E3 ubiquitin-protein ligase MIEL1; this encodes MRAFMEVSADDRLDFGKMGYGCQHYRRRCKIRAPCCNEIYPCRHCHNEATSVMSRLSDRHELNRFDVKQVVCAVCDTEQPVARVCTNCGVNMGEYFCEICKFYDDDIEKGQFHCEDCGICRVGSREKYFHCKKCGSCYHVNLRDNHSCIENSMQHHCPICYEYLFDTLKDVSVMKCGHTMHLECYSEMINRDKYCCPICSKSVVDMSKAWKQLDEEIEATVMPEEYRHKKVWILCNDCNDTTEVYFHIIGQKCCHCQSYNTRAIAPPVLPQ